Part of the Aquimarina sp. TRL1 genome, ACCGACAATTCACAAATGCTGAAAAAAATGTTTATGACTTTATTCAAATATTTGCCCAAAAACAGGAAGAACTAGAAGCGGTATTGCCACAAATTATTCCATATGCTACTTATGATGGACTGTTTTGGATATGTTATCCAAAGGGTACTGGGAATATAAAAAGTAATATCAACAGAAGCACTACATGGGAGGCTTTTTCGTTGATTAATTATAAACCAGTAACTCAGGTTGCCATTGATCAAACCTGGACTGCTATGCGGGGAAGACCTGTTGATAGGGTAGGAAAATAATAAATACAAGATTATATGATTACGACTGCTATTAAAGAATCTATTGAAAAAAGTGTACTGTGTTGGCTGGCAACTGCTTCTAAAGAAAATATACCTAATGTTTCCCCAAAAGAAGCTTTTACACACTATAATGATGATAGTATTATTATAGCCAATATAGCCTCTCCACAATCGATGCAAAACATCAAAGAAAATGCACGGGTATGTGTTAGCTTTATTGATGTTTTTGTACAAAAAGGATTTCAGATAAAAGGAACCGCCCGCCT contains:
- a CDS encoding pyridoxamine 5'-phosphate oxidase family protein, producing the protein MITTAIKESIEKSVLCWLATASKENIPNVSPKEAFTHYNDDSIIIANIASPQSMQNIKENARVCVSFIDVFVQKGFQIKGTARLIDITDEEFNMAKVPLLEMTKGKFPFTSITLIKVEKVKKIIAPSYILYPDTTEEEQVSSALKTYVPNK